Proteins encoded in a region of the Stieleria neptunia genome:
- a CDS encoding SOUL family heme-binding protein, with translation MKRRMIYVAATIGLAAVAMAAWTITARAGYESAEYEVIESDGNIEIREYPDLMLAATDSKMDAQGRDGSFMRLFRYISGANEDGQKIPMTTPVFMEGDVGESDVSMGFVMPKEVAAEGVPEPKGDGVKIRKREGGRFAVIRFPGRLDSRVAEEQEAKLREWMKSRGLEGETKAEAAGYDPPFTPGPLRRNEILIRLNDAANTDAES, from the coding sequence ATGAAACGACGAATGATCTACGTGGCAGCAACGATCGGGTTGGCCGCCGTCGCGATGGCGGCGTGGACGATCACCGCGCGGGCCGGATATGAGTCGGCGGAATACGAGGTGATCGAATCCGACGGCAACATCGAAATCCGCGAGTATCCAGATCTGATGCTGGCGGCGACGGATTCGAAAATGGACGCCCAGGGCCGTGACGGCAGTTTCATGCGTCTGTTTCGCTACATCAGCGGGGCCAATGAAGACGGTCAGAAAATCCCGATGACGACTCCGGTCTTCATGGAAGGCGATGTCGGCGAGTCGGACGTTTCGATGGGATTTGTGATGCCCAAAGAAGTCGCCGCGGAAGGCGTGCCGGAACCCAAGGGCGACGGCGTCAAGATTCGCAAACGCGAGGGCGGTCGATTTGCCGTGATCCGATTTCCCGGCCGTCTCGACTCGCGGGTGGCCGAGGAGCAGGAGGCGAAGCTCCGCGAGTGGATGAAGTCGCGTGGACTGGAAGGTGAGACGAAAGCGGAAGCCGCCGGCTACGATCCGCCCTTCACGCCGGGGCCGCTGAGGCGCAACGAGATATTGATTCGGCTGAACGACGCTGCAAACACGGATGCGGAATCATGA
- a CDS encoding metal-binding protein has product MKVSMRYASRSALMDISGGAKLLQMAPNLARQQVSFDGALNRPLEFREAISALHDIVINDLRFEPRDKSAYQQWLVVQREQERTIRQAAMQQKRDEIAAGKVAKPDSDLKTAHASALKRYWSARKTLDRRLRKENKALWRRLMPYDPVITVADDVVFFECFSVDQSSYGCLTVDRGDGFGESGQTQFGTTNVDYSWDLYDSFQSLRTYRQTRFQIDPSAFEVTTSGGGEEHREEKIDLPDGWLRGFVKLQSAMGMPMRRVSLPTATMYSLLAFLKRNKAKTSPRAIRFELADGQVPRLTLEPWEQSIEATGSTYHGPPTEAIRVWGRRRLLTLSRLLPLAEGFDVYLLGTGLPSFWVARLGPMRLTLGLSGWTTNDWSAGTAIDMLMPQQKPDPADVASIAECLSSRRQGRLEELADRVRIAPDVAASALNELALRGQAVFDLHGGVYRWRSVLPMALSDKEMGPPHPEQQASTILLKQGKVLLKEAIAGPRGGVILTGEVESTPCEVLMDADGMIRRGKCLCSWHRKAGIRNGPCRHLQALRSQHRHSEQRSGSC; this is encoded by the coding sequence ATGAAGGTCAGCATGCGTTACGCCAGTCGCAGTGCTTTGATGGACATCTCCGGCGGTGCCAAACTGTTGCAGATGGCTCCCAATTTGGCTCGACAACAGGTGTCGTTTGACGGGGCGCTGAATCGGCCGTTGGAGTTCCGCGAAGCGATCAGCGCGTTGCATGACATCGTGATCAACGATTTGCGTTTCGAGCCGCGAGACAAGTCCGCGTATCAACAGTGGCTCGTTGTGCAACGTGAGCAAGAGCGGACCATTCGGCAAGCCGCGATGCAGCAAAAGCGTGATGAGATTGCGGCCGGAAAGGTCGCCAAGCCGGATTCCGATCTCAAGACGGCTCATGCGTCGGCGCTCAAACGTTACTGGTCGGCTCGAAAGACGCTTGACCGGCGTCTACGAAAAGAGAACAAAGCCCTTTGGCGTCGTCTGATGCCCTACGATCCGGTGATCACGGTCGCCGATGACGTCGTCTTCTTCGAGTGCTTTTCCGTGGACCAGTCCAGCTACGGTTGCCTGACGGTGGATCGCGGTGATGGATTCGGCGAGAGCGGTCAAACACAGTTCGGAACCACGAATGTCGATTACTCGTGGGACCTCTACGACAGCTTTCAGAGCCTGCGGACGTATCGTCAGACGCGGTTCCAAATCGATCCGTCAGCGTTCGAGGTCACGACATCCGGCGGCGGCGAAGAGCATCGCGAAGAGAAAATCGATCTCCCCGACGGCTGGCTGCGAGGGTTTGTGAAGCTGCAATCGGCGATGGGGATGCCAATGCGTCGCGTCTCCTTGCCGACAGCGACGATGTATTCGTTGCTGGCTTTCTTGAAGCGAAACAAAGCAAAGACGAGTCCACGCGCGATTCGCTTCGAGCTTGCCGACGGACAGGTGCCGCGTCTGACGCTAGAGCCTTGGGAACAAAGCATCGAAGCGACCGGTTCGACCTATCATGGGCCGCCGACCGAGGCGATTCGAGTTTGGGGACGTCGGCGGTTGCTGACGCTTTCGCGTCTCTTGCCGCTGGCGGAAGGATTCGACGTCTATTTGCTAGGCACCGGATTGCCTAGTTTCTGGGTCGCCCGATTGGGGCCGATGCGATTGACGCTGGGGCTAAGCGGTTGGACGACAAACGATTGGTCGGCGGGCACAGCCATCGACATGCTGATGCCGCAGCAGAAACCTGATCCAGCGGACGTGGCATCGATCGCGGAATGCCTTTCGAGCCGTCGCCAAGGACGCTTAGAGGAGTTGGCGGATCGGGTGCGGATCGCGCCCGACGTTGCAGCGTCGGCGCTCAATGAATTGGCATTGCGAGGCCAAGCGGTTTTTGACCTGCACGGCGGTGTCTATCGCTGGCGAAGTGTTCTGCCAATGGCTCTCTCTGACAAAGAAATGGGACCGCCACATCCCGAGCAGCAAGCGTCGACGATTCTGCTGAAGCAAGGGAAAGTTTTGCTGAAGGAAGCGATCGCAGGACCTCGAGGTGGTGTGATCCTGACCGGTGAGGTTGAGTCGACACCCTGCGAAGTGCTGATGGATGCCGATGGCATGATCCGCCGCGGCAAGTGCCTGTGTTCGTGGCACCGAAAAGCCGGGATCCGCAATGGACCTTGCCGACACCTTCAGGCATTGCGTTCGCAACACAGACATTCCGAACAACGGAGTGGGTCTTGTTAA